In Mycolicibacterium nivoides, the DNA window CCGCCATGCTTTGCCGACCCAGTCGACAGGGCTGAAAGCAGCTGTCCCGCTGGCGGCTTGACGTTCTCCACCATCGCCGGTCACGCCACCGTCGTCGCACAGCCGGCTCAACAGTCGAGTCGCGGCGATCCCGTCGGCGATGCAATGGTGGACCTTCAGCAGGATGGCCCACCTTCCGTTCTCCAGGCCGTCGACGATCCAGCACTCCCACAACGGCCGGTCCCGGTCGAGGCGGCGTTCCATGACGTCGGCGGCCCACCGGTGCAGCGCCGCATCGTCACCGGGCTGGGGCAGCGCGGCGTGGCGAATGTGGTGCGCGGCATCGAAGTTGGTGTCTTCCACCCATTGCGGCGCACCGAGGTCTAGCGGCTGCGTGTGCAGCAGCTGGTGGAGGCGGGGCGCGGTCAGCACACGCTCGGACAACGCGGCCGTGACGGCCTCCGGGCTGGGCATCGGCCCGTCCAGCACGGCGATCGCTCCGATCGCCAGGCTGGCGTGGCGATCGGAGTCCTCGGCTTCGAGGAACCCCGCGTCAAGTGCGGTCAACTGCTCCATACCTGCAATCCTCCGCCTGCTGTCCATCCCCGGGCAGGGTCAAAGGTCCCTAGTTCCGCTGAATACCAGTGCTCACCAGCCCCGACGCTGCGGTCGTGACCCGATACCGGCGATACCGCCAAGAATCACCGCCTGCAGGTGGTACACGTGGTCGCTCATCACCAGGTCCATCCACTATTCGGGGATGAACAGGCCGATGACATGTCCGATGAACACCACGAGCATGCCGAAGTGGAACATCGGGCTGGCGATCCGCAGCAGCCGCGACTCGTAGAGCTGCGACGAGCGCGTGGTCCAGCCGAACTTGTCGTAGCGGTACCGCCACCAGGTGCCGACGGCAACCACCGCCAGCGTCACGTACGGCACCACGTCCCAGAAGATCTCCCAGCCCGACATCAGAGAACCTCCTGCCCACGGCGGGGCGGAACGGTCAGCTGAAACGGCTGTAGTCCCACGGATTCCGCGGGCGGCCCGGACACCATCAGTCGCGACACGTCGTCGACGGAGGCCAGGGACGGCAGGGTCGCGTCCACCGCTGCCACGACGGGCGCATACGGCGACCTCTGCTCGGCCAACGCGCGGGCCACCACACCGATCGGCACCCGGTACTTGGCGAGCAGCCGCCGCCCCGCGGCCGGGTCGACGGTGGCCGCGAACTCGAGTACGACCGGAAGATGATCGGGTGCTTCGCCTTTCGGGATCTCAACGCCGGCGGCACGGTAGGTCTGGGTGAATTCGACCATGTCCGCGCCGCGGTTTCGGGTATCCCCGGACGTCCAGTAGGTCAGGAGCATGGTGCACCGCTTGTGCAGGTCGAAGGTCTCGACATACTCCTGCGCCAGCTCCATGGTAGGTCGAAGGCTCAGCCCGACGACGGTTTCGCCGAGCAGCGCCCGGGCCTCGCCGGTGACGTGGTCCAGCAGGCGTGCCGCGGTCTGTAGCCGGTCGGCATGGCCGTCGTCCGGGTAGGCCAGCATCAGCGACGCCGCCTGCCACACCAGGCGGTCCTGCATCGTGTTGTCTCGGTTTCGGTTGCGACGCTTCATCACTGACCTCCACCCGGGAACATGCCCGACGGAACGCCCCTGCCGTCCCAGTTGAGCAGGTTGACCCGCGACGGCCGTTCGGCGTTGGCGGCCATGCCGCCGCTGGTCTGCCGGTGTTGCAGCGCGTGGAAGTTCTCCACCGCCACCGGTACGGGACCGCCGCTGGCCTCGCCGAACGGACCCGACTCGGACATTCCGGATCCCCCTTCGAAGGACAGTGAGCAGCCGGGTTCCTCGGCCCCGGGTATCGATTCCGAGCTGTACGCGGTCGGAATGACGTAGCGCTCCTCGTATTTCGCCAACCCCAGCAGCCGGTACATCTCGTACATGTGTTCCTCGGTCATACCGACGGCGGCCGGAATGTGCGGCTGGGTCTCACGCCCGAGGTTGATGTCGCGCATGTAGCAAAACATCATGTTCCTGCGGTCGCGTCACTTTCCCGGAAACGTTGCAGGCGGTTTCATGGAAATGTAATCCGCAACATCAATATGCCGAAAACAACCCTATTGCGGAATGACAATTGACCCGTTGCGGGAAAGTCGCTTTCGGCTAATCCAGCGGGGCACCCGATCGCAGCGCATCGGCCAGTTCCGCGAGCCAGGCCCGATCGGCGGGTACCCATGGCAGGTCGTCGAGTTCGTCGACCGTCACCCAGCGCAGCGCCCGGTGATCGTGTGGGTGCGGGCTACCCGACGTCAATGTCGCCCGATAGGCGCGCAGCGTCATCCCCGCCTTCAGCGCGACATCCGCACCCAGGCGGGCACCGACACTCACCTCGACGCCC includes these proteins:
- the narJ gene encoding nitrate reductase molybdenum cofactor assembly chaperone, whose amino-acid sequence is MKRRNRNRDNTMQDRLVWQAASLMLAYPDDGHADRLQTAARLLDHVTGEARALLGETVVGLSLRPTMELAQEYVETFDLHKRCTMLLTYWTSGDTRNRGADMVEFTQTYRAAGVEIPKGEAPDHLPVVLEFAATVDPAAGRRLLAKYRVPIGVVARALAEQRSPYAPVVAAVDATLPSLASVDDVSRLMVSGPPAESVGLQPFQLTVPPRRGQEVL
- a CDS encoding (deoxy)nucleoside triphosphate pyrophosphohydrolase, which codes for MDEQIVVAGALFSEAGLLVAQRQRPPELAGLWELPGGKVAAGESDAEALARELREELGVEVSVGARLGADVALKAGMTLRAYRATLTSGSPHPHDHRALRWVTVDELDDLPWVPADRAWLAELADALRSGAPLD